A part of Bacteroidales bacterium genomic DNA contains:
- the glmS gene encoding glutamine--fructose-6-phosphate transaminase (isomerizing) yields the protein MCGIVGYIGNRDAYPILIKGLKRLEYRGYDSAGVALLNGDTAIYKKKGKVNDLEDFVRGKETKSTVGIGHTRWATHGEPNDLNAHPHHSEKGLFTIIHNGIIENYSVLKKTLMDQGMKFYSETDTEVLANLIEFIYTTQNVSVEVAVSLALQKVDGAYGLVVLSREDPNLMIAARRSSPLVIGLGSNEYFIASDASPIVEYTDRVIYLNNNDIALIRRDELVLKNLVSDATQVNIKTLDMGIFEMEKQGYEHFMLKEIFEQPRSIMDTFRGRIQLESNEIRLGGLLDVKEQLVNARRIVVIACGTSWHAGLVGEYLIEDLARIPVEVEYASEFRYRNPMIGPDDVVLAISQSGETADTLAAIQLARDAGALVLGICNVAGSSISRETHAGVYTHAGIEIGVASTKAFTAQVTVLTMMAIMIGKEKGLLTDQRFRQLLRELSNIPGKIEKILELNEEFKRIAEIYKDATNALYLGRGVSFPVALEGALKLKEISYIHAEGYPAAEMKHGPIALIDENMPVVFIATRDGSYEKIVSNIQEVKARNGVVIAIVTEGDTIIREMADHVIEIPETDESLVSLTAVVPLQLIAYHIALMRGCNVDQPRNLAKSVTVE from the coding sequence ATGTGTGGGATTGTTGGTTACATCGGAAACCGGGATGCATACCCGATACTTATAAAGGGCCTTAAGAGACTTGAATACCGCGGGTATGATTCTGCCGGAGTGGCCCTGCTAAACGGTGATACGGCTATCTATAAAAAGAAAGGCAAGGTAAACGATCTGGAAGATTTTGTGAGGGGGAAAGAGACGAAAAGCACGGTCGGAATCGGACATACCCGATGGGCCACCCATGGCGAGCCCAACGATTTGAATGCGCATCCGCACCACTCTGAGAAGGGGCTCTTTACCATTATACATAACGGAATTATTGAGAACTACTCGGTATTGAAAAAGACCCTGATGGACCAGGGGATGAAGTTCTACAGCGAAACCGATACAGAGGTGCTTGCCAATCTGATAGAGTTTATATATACCACGCAGAATGTGAGCGTTGAAGTGGCTGTCAGCCTGGCCTTACAAAAGGTCGATGGCGCCTATGGACTGGTGGTCCTCTCCAGGGAGGATCCCAACCTGATGATTGCAGCCCGGCGCAGTAGTCCCCTGGTAATCGGTCTGGGCAGCAATGAGTATTTTATCGCTTCCGATGCCTCTCCCATTGTGGAGTATACCGATCGGGTGATCTACCTGAACAATAATGATATTGCCCTGATCAGAAGAGACGAACTGGTTCTTAAGAATCTGGTCAGCGATGCCACTCAGGTAAATATTAAAACCCTGGATATGGGGATCTTTGAGATGGAGAAGCAGGGCTACGAGCACTTCATGCTGAAGGAGATCTTTGAACAGCCCCGGTCGATCATGGATACTTTCAGGGGAAGGATTCAGTTAGAGAGCAATGAGATCAGGCTGGGAGGCTTACTGGATGTTAAGGAGCAACTGGTGAATGCCAGGCGCATCGTGGTTATAGCCTGTGGGACCTCCTGGCATGCCGGATTGGTTGGAGAATACCTGATCGAGGATCTGGCGCGGATTCCGGTGGAGGTGGAGTATGCCTCTGAATTCAGATACCGGAACCCCATGATTGGTCCGGACGATGTGGTCCTGGCCATCAGTCAGAGCGGGGAGACCGCCGATACCCTGGCGGCCATACAACTGGCCAGGGATGCGGGGGCCCTGGTGCTGGGTATCTGTAATGTGGCGGGTTCAAGTATTTCGCGCGAAACACATGCAGGAGTTTATACCCATGCAGGAATCGAAATAGGGGTCGCCTCCACCAAGGCATTTACGGCACAGGTGACCGTGCTCACCATGATGGCAATTATGATCGGCAAGGAGAAAGGCCTGCTTACGGACCAGCGTTTCAGACAACTCCTCAGGGAGTTAAGTAATATTCCCGGGAAGATTGAGAAGATCCTGGAACTGAATGAAGAGTTCAAACGCATTGCAGAGATTTATAAAGATGCTACCAATGCGCTGTATCTGGGTCGCGGAGTCTCTTTTCCCGTGGCCCTGGAGGGGGCACTTAAGCTAAAAGAGATTTCTTACATACATGCAGAAGGCTATCCGGCGGCAGAGATGAAGCATGGTCCCATTGCCCTGATCGATGAGAATATGCCGGTGGTTTTTATTGCCACGAGAGATGGTTCATACGAAAAAATTGTCAGCAATATCCAGGAAGTAAAAGCGAGGAACGGTGTGGTCATCGCCATTGTCACCGAAGGAGATACCATTATCAGGGAGATGGCCGATCATGTGATCGAAATTCCGGAAACCGATGAATCCCTGGTGTCGCTGACCGCTGTGGTTCCCCTGCAGTTAATTGCCTATCATATCGCCCTGATGCGGGGATGTAATGTGGACCAGCCCAGGAACCTGGCTAAATCAGTAACGGTGGAATAG
- the rfbB gene encoding dTDP-glucose 4,6-dehydratase, translating into MKTILITGGAGFIGSHVIRRLITNNPGLLILNLDWLTYAGNLENLKDIENAPNYQFIHGDITDVAFLEKLFDREEIDGVIHLAAESHVDRSIADPMAFINTNIVGTVNLLNACRKAWTSFEGKRFYHISTDEVYGSLGPDGLFTEESAYDPRSPYSASKASSDHLVRAYYHTYGLPVVLSNCSNNYGPNQFPEKLIPLAIHHILNKKPIPIYGKGENIRDWLYVEDHAAAIELIFRKGSNGRTYNIGGLNEWKNIDLIRLLCRIVDEKLGRAPGSSEKLISFVKDRAGHDLRYAIDSTRIQEELNWKPSLTFEQGLALTVDWYLRNSKWMEHVTSGAYQSYYRSQYEKR; encoded by the coding sequence ATGAAAACCATCCTGATTACCGGCGGAGCCGGTTTTATCGGATCACACGTGATCAGGCGCCTGATCACGAATAATCCCGGCCTTCTGATACTGAACCTGGACTGGCTGACCTACGCTGGCAACCTGGAAAACTTAAAGGATATTGAAAACGCTCCCAACTATCAGTTTATTCACGGAGACATTACAGATGTGGCTTTCCTGGAAAAACTCTTTGACAGAGAAGAGATCGATGGGGTGATTCACCTGGCAGCTGAATCCCATGTGGACCGTTCCATTGCGGATCCTATGGCATTCATCAACACCAATATTGTGGGAACGGTGAACCTGCTGAATGCCTGCCGGAAAGCATGGACCAGTTTCGAGGGTAAGCGTTTCTACCACATCTCTACCGATGAGGTTTACGGGAGCCTAGGCCCGGATGGCCTTTTTACAGAAGAGAGCGCCTATGATCCCCGCAGTCCGTATTCGGCTTCCAAGGCGAGCTCAGACCACCTGGTCCGGGCGTATTATCATACATACGGCCTCCCGGTTGTACTCTCCAACTGCTCCAACAATTACGGTCCCAATCAGTTCCCCGAGAAACTGATTCCGCTGGCCATTCATCATATATTGAACAAAAAGCCTATCCCGATCTACGGGAAGGGCGAAAACATCCGGGACTGGCTCTATGTGGAAGATCATGCCGCGGCCATCGAACTTATTTTCCGGAAAGGCAGTAATGGGCGTACCTATAATATCGGGGGACTGAACGAGTGGAAGAACATCGACCTGATCAGGCTGCTCTGCCGGATCGTGGATGAGAAGCTGGGAAGAGCCCCGGGCAGCTCGGAGAAGCTCATTAGCTTCGTGAAAGACAGGGCCGGACACGATCTGCGGTATGCCATCGACAGTACAAGAATTCAGGAGGAGCTGAACTGGAAACCCTCACTTACCTTTGAACAGGGACTGGCGCTAACGGTGGACTGGTACCTCCGGAACAGCAAATGGATGGAACATGTCACTTCCGGGGCCTATCAGTCCTACTACAGGTCGCAGTATGAAAAGAGATGA
- the galE gene encoding UDP-glucose 4-epimerase GalE, whose amino-acid sequence MTKILVSGGAGYIGSHTVVELLEAGMEVVIVDNLSNSERSVLDGIESITGIRPRFEEVDLRDREATFGVFEKHPDISAIIHFAAFKAVGESVEKPLEYYENNLLSLIHLLEAMKHFSVDYMVFSSSCTVYGEPDELPVTENTPIKKAGSPYGNTKQISEEILQDTMRSVTGKGVISLRYFNPIGAHPSGLIGELPIGVPNNLVPFITQTAAGLREFLSVYGDDYNTPDGSAIRDYINVVDLARAHVTAIRRLLEHKQKAPFEVFNLGTGRGLSVFEIIHAFEKATGQKLSYRVVDRREGDIEKVYADTSYANRELGWKSEKGIEETLLSAWIWESNIKAKNKHT is encoded by the coding sequence ATGACCAAAATTCTTGTAAGCGGTGGAGCGGGATATATCGGATCCCATACAGTGGTGGAACTGCTGGAAGCAGGAATGGAAGTGGTGATTGTGGACAATCTCTCCAACTCCGAACGGTCGGTTCTGGACGGGATCGAATCCATTACCGGCATACGGCCCCGTTTCGAAGAAGTGGACCTGAGGGACCGGGAAGCCACCTTTGGAGTGTTTGAGAAACATCCGGATATAAGCGCCATCATCCATTTTGCTGCTTTTAAAGCAGTAGGTGAAAGTGTGGAGAAACCGCTGGAATATTATGAAAACAATCTGCTGTCTCTGATCCACCTTCTGGAGGCCATGAAGCACTTTTCTGTCGATTATATGGTTTTTTCCTCTTCCTGCACCGTGTATGGAGAGCCCGACGAACTTCCGGTCACAGAAAATACACCCATAAAAAAGGCCGGATCGCCCTATGGGAATACCAAGCAGATCAGTGAGGAAATACTGCAGGATACCATGCGCTCCGTCACAGGGAAAGGGGTCATATCACTTCGTTATTTCAATCCCATCGGGGCACATCCATCGGGCCTGATCGGAGAATTGCCCATCGGGGTGCCCAATAACCTGGTTCCCTTTATTACACAGACTGCTGCCGGACTCCGGGAATTCCTGAGTGTATACGGGGATGATTACAATACCCCGGATGGATCGGCTATCCGCGATTATATCAATGTGGTGGATCTGGCCAGGGCACATGTGACAGCCATCAGGCGGCTGCTCGAACATAAGCAAAAAGCCCCTTTCGAAGTGTTTAACCTGGGAACCGGACGGGGACTCTCCGTTTTTGAAATCATTCATGCCTTCGAAAAGGCCACAGGACAAAAGCTTAGCTACAGGGTGGTGGATCGCCGGGAAGGAGATATCGAAAAAGTCTATGCAGACACCTCCTACGCCAACCGTGAACTGGGCTGGAAATCTGAGAAAGGGATTGAAGAGACCCTGCTGTCGGCCTGGATTTGGGAGTCAAATATAAAAGCAAAAAACAAACATACATGA
- a CDS encoding nucleotide sugar dehydrogenase: MYNDLLSGKKKMAVIGLGYVGLPIALEFAKKITVIGFDIKPERVEMMKNKVDPSHELSSKDFEGCDITFTCDIQDLREASFFIVAVPTPIDEHKNPDLSPVLSATTTVAKVLSEGDYVVYESTVYPGCTEEDCIPLLREISGLEYMSQFKVGFSPERINPGDREHTLTRITKVTSGCDAESAEEIARTYELVITAGVHRASSIKVAEAAKIIENTQRDINIAFMNELSMIFNKMGINTYEVLEAAGTKWNFLNFFPGLVGGHCIGVDPYYLTYKSSKFGHHAQIITSGRGINDSMGAYVARQVTLKLSSNFPNLKECRVLVMGATFKENVSDIRNSKVADVIKELKEFGVKVEVVDPYASPREIKEEYGFELSPSIKGPYHGIVVAVNHREYTRLNEDYFRSIAHEGAVFADLKGIFRGKITSLKYWSL, translated from the coding sequence ATTTATAACGATCTGCTGAGCGGCAAAAAAAAGATGGCCGTTATTGGCCTGGGATATGTGGGGCTGCCCATTGCCCTGGAATTTGCAAAGAAAATTACTGTAATCGGATTTGATATCAAACCCGAGAGGGTGGAGATGATGAAAAACAAAGTGGATCCCAGTCATGAACTGTCCAGCAAAGACTTTGAAGGATGTGATATCACTTTTACCTGTGATATCCAGGATCTTCGCGAGGCCTCTTTTTTTATAGTGGCCGTCCCCACTCCCATTGATGAACACAAAAACCCGGATCTTTCTCCCGTGCTCTCGGCCACAACCACCGTGGCAAAGGTGTTGTCCGAAGGCGATTATGTCGTCTACGAATCCACCGTTTATCCGGGATGTACAGAAGAGGATTGTATTCCGCTGCTCCGCGAGATATCCGGTCTGGAATACATGAGTCAGTTCAAAGTCGGATTTTCGCCCGAAAGGATCAACCCAGGCGACCGGGAACATACCCTGACACGCATTACCAAGGTTACCTCGGGTTGCGATGCCGAGTCGGCCGAAGAGATCGCCAGGACCTACGAACTGGTCATTACGGCAGGGGTGCACCGGGCCAGTTCCATCAAGGTCGCCGAAGCCGCCAAGATCATCGAGAATACACAGCGCGATATCAACATCGCCTTTATGAATGAACTCTCCATGATCTTCAACAAGATGGGCATCAATACCTATGAAGTGCTTGAAGCTGCCGGTACCAAGTGGAATTTCCTGAACTTCTTTCCCGGCCTGGTGGGCGGGCACTGTATTGGCGTGGATCCCTACTACCTCACCTATAAGTCATCCAAATTCGGGCATCATGCACAAATCATAACCTCCGGCCGGGGGATTAATGATAGCATGGGAGCTTACGTGGCCCGCCAGGTCACCCTTAAACTTTCCTCCAACTTCCCCAACCTGAAAGAGTGCCGGGTGCTGGTTATGGGGGCCACTTTCAAAGAAAATGTCAGTGATATAAGAAATTCGAAAGTAGCCGATGTCATTAAGGAGCTGAAAGAATTTGGCGTTAAAGTGGAAGTGGTTGATCCTTATGCTTCACCCCGGGAGATCAAAGAGGAATATGGTTTTGAGCTTTCTCCCTCCATTAAAGGACCCTACCACGGCATTGTGGTGGCAGTGAATCACAGGGAATACACCAGGCTGAATGAGGACTATTTCCGCTCTATCGCGCATGAAGGAGCGGTCTTTGCCGATTTGAAGGGAATATTCCGCGGCAAAATAACCAGCCTTAAATACTGGAGTCTGTAA
- a CDS encoding Gfo/Idh/MocA family oxidoreductase: MNKSPRNFAVIGIAGYIAVRHVRAVKETNNNLVAALDPFDSVGFLDSYFPEADFFTEFERFDRHIAKLNRLGTHVDYVSICSPNYLHDSHIRFALRNGANAICEKPLVLNPWNIDALKDYEGETGQKVWNILQLRHHQTIMDLKEKVSKDPPGQVYDIDLSYITSRGNWYHYSWKGKEEKSGGVHTNIGVHFFDMLTWIFGDVKENRVHFIKKNKAAGYLELERARVRWFLSIDYNDIPDQIKKSGKRTYRSITVDGEEIEFSGGFTDLHTIAYEKILEGKGYGLDAARTSIGIVYNIRNSEPVGIKGDYHPIIKNIKNDL; encoded by the coding sequence ATGAATAAATCGCCCAGGAATTTTGCCGTAATCGGCATTGCAGGCTATATTGCAGTCAGGCATGTGAGAGCAGTAAAGGAGACAAATAACAACCTGGTGGCCGCCCTGGATCCCTTTGACAGTGTAGGCTTTCTGGACAGTTATTTTCCTGAGGCCGATTTTTTTACCGAATTTGAACGTTTCGACCGGCATATTGCCAAATTAAACCGCCTGGGGACCCATGTGGATTATGTAAGCATCTGCTCTCCCAACTACCTGCACGATTCACATATCCGTTTCGCCCTGCGTAACGGTGCAAATGCCATTTGTGAGAAACCCCTGGTACTGAATCCCTGGAATATTGATGCGCTGAAGGACTATGAGGGAGAAACCGGCCAAAAGGTCTGGAACATCCTCCAGCTCCGCCATCACCAGACCATCATGGATCTGAAAGAGAAGGTAAGCAAGGACCCTCCCGGACAGGTGTATGATATCGATCTGTCCTATATTACCAGCCGGGGCAACTGGTACCATTACTCCTGGAAAGGGAAAGAGGAAAAATCGGGAGGGGTCCACACCAACATTGGGGTCCATTTCTTTGATATGTTAACCTGGATCTTCGGGGATGTGAAGGAGAACCGGGTTCATTTTATCAAAAAGAATAAGGCTGCCGGATACCTTGAACTGGAAAGGGCCCGGGTCCGCTGGTTCCTGAGTATTGATTACAACGATATCCCGGACCAGATTAAAAAAAGCGGAAAAAGAACCTACCGTTCCATTACGGTTGACGGGGAAGAAATTGAATTCAGCGGCGGGTTTACCGATCTGCATACCATCGCCTATGAAAAAATCCTGGAAGGAAAGGGCTACGGACTGGATGCCGCCCGGACTTCCATCGGCATAGTATATAACATTCGTAACTCCGAACCTGTTGGAATAAAAGGGGATTATCATCCAATAATCAAAAACATTAAAAATGATTTATAA
- a CDS encoding DUF4270 family protein: MKKRELQFLAIVTGLIGALVSCDISDKALGTDILPPGDNVIVFHDTIFEIDAYSLRGKPVVTSESRLSATRLMLLGSMEDTIIGRSTASIVTQFNTSPTYQVAENLEIDSLFLALYFYDFLGDKEQGITLSVYEFTERLLIDTTYYSDYGMEGLYNPVPLVQTTITPEDDQTYELLIEDQEFLDKFLAIQSDTNYFYNDSVFKDYFNGFYITAEPVSSEGTMGRIQLSSALSRLTMKYANDSTDVDSTAERDFAYAHFTIDQFSAQKINLFEHEYSGTFLDEIIDDRDAASPYMYVQGMAGVNTRFSFAGLQEWMDQSPLIINSATLVFDVVPEEESGILYEDLPDRLMIGTILDDDSYEPIYDYQILISNDPNQVASRFGGYKKAESEGLFSDTTYTYRFNMGLHFQAMVDGAKPENDFILQLHDGLANPKFSKLWSNLPANERRIRLEIVYLKL, encoded by the coding sequence TTGGGGCGCTTGTTTCATGCGATATCAGCGATAAAGCTCTTGGTACAGACATTTTGCCTCCGGGCGACAATGTGATAGTCTTTCATGATACCATCTTTGAGATTGATGCCTATTCCTTAAGAGGCAAACCGGTAGTAACTTCGGAAAGCCGTTTATCAGCCACCAGGTTGATGCTTCTGGGTTCGATGGAAGATACCATCATTGGGAGATCGACAGCCTCAATTGTCACTCAGTTTAACACGTCTCCCACCTATCAGGTGGCTGAAAATCTGGAGATTGATTCTCTGTTCCTGGCCCTCTATTTTTATGATTTTCTTGGAGATAAAGAGCAGGGCATTACGCTGTCGGTTTATGAGTTTACCGAGCGGCTTCTTATCGATACCACCTACTACTCCGATTACGGGATGGAGGGCTTATATAATCCGGTTCCACTGGTGCAGACGACCATTACTCCTGAAGATGACCAGACCTATGAACTGCTTATTGAAGACCAGGAGTTTTTAGATAAATTTCTGGCCATTCAATCGGATACCAACTATTTCTACAACGACTCCGTCTTCAAGGATTATTTTAACGGTTTTTATATCACGGCGGAACCCGTATCTTCTGAAGGGACCATGGGCAGGATACAGCTTTCCAGTGCCCTGTCGAGGCTGACTATGAAGTATGCCAATGATTCCACCGATGTGGACTCCACTGCCGAGCGCGATTTTGCCTATGCTCATTTCACCATCGATCAATTCAGCGCTCAAAAGATCAATTTGTTTGAACATGAGTATAGCGGCACTTTTCTTGACGAGATTATTGATGACCGGGATGCAGCCTCGCCCTATATGTATGTACAGGGCATGGCTGGCGTAAATACCCGCTTCTCTTTTGCCGGTCTCCAGGAATGGATGGATCAGAGCCCGTTGATTATCAACAGTGCCACCCTGGTCTTTGATGTGGTCCCGGAGGAAGAGAGTGGTATTTTGTATGAGGATCTGCCCGACAGATTGATGATCGGGACCATCCTGGATGATGATTCCTATGAACCCATTTACGATTATCAAATATTGATAAGCAACGATCCAAACCAGGTAGCCAGCAGGTTTGGCGGGTATAAAAAGGCCGAGTCTGAAGGCCTGTTCAGCGACACCACCTATACGTACCGTTTTAACATGGGACTGCACTTTCAGGCCATGGTGGATGGAGCAAAACCGGAAAATGATTTTATCCTCCAGTTACATGATGGCCTGGCCAATCCGAAATTTTCCAAGCTATGGAGTAACCTTCCTGCCAATGAAAGACGTATAAGGTTAGAAATCGTCTACCTGAAGCTTTAA